The following proteins come from a genomic window of Flavobacterium crocinum:
- a CDS encoding ankyrin repeat domain-containing protein yields MKKNFFVSFALAVTFFASAQQKNALLEQSFWKTSPSVETVKAEIAKGNNPAEANVNAFDVTTLAINNDAPIATIKFLVEQPGNSITKLTHDNRIYLHWAAYRGNTELVEYLISKGSDVNFEDSHGTAPADFAASNGQSDPAMYDALFKAGVNPTKKYANGANLLLLAIASDKDLKAAEYFATKGMSLKDVDSDGNTAFTYAARSGNIPLLKKLLEKGIKPTDTALLNAAQGSRRESNTLETYKYLVEEVKIKATAQNKAGQNVLHILAGKPNQTEIIKYFLDKGVDINKADKEGNTPLMAAASAREIAALELFLPKAKNINVQNLKGESALTYAVRNGSPEAVSLLLAKGADVNVKDKDGNNLGIYLVQSYRPAGRERETPKQDPFDAKAKLLQDKGLNLATAQKDGNTLYHLAITKNDVSLLKKITDLKVDVNAKNKDGLTPLHRAAMISKDDEILKYLVSVGAKKEISTEFDETAYALAKENDLLTKNNISVEFLK; encoded by the coding sequence ATGAAAAAGAATTTTTTCGTTTCTTTTGCTCTTGCTGTCACATTTTTTGCGAGTGCACAGCAAAAAAATGCTTTGTTGGAACAATCTTTCTGGAAAACTTCTCCAAGTGTAGAAACTGTTAAAGCAGAGATCGCAAAAGGAAATAATCCGGCTGAAGCAAATGTAAATGCTTTTGATGTTACAACATTGGCCATCAATAATGATGCTCCAATAGCAACTATCAAATTCTTAGTGGAGCAGCCAGGAAATTCAATTACAAAATTAACTCACGATAATCGTATTTATTTACATTGGGCAGCTTACAGAGGCAATACCGAATTGGTGGAATATTTAATTTCTAAAGGTTCTGATGTTAATTTTGAAGACAGCCACGGTACAGCTCCGGCAGATTTCGCCGCTTCAAACGGTCAGTCAGATCCGGCGATGTATGATGCTCTTTTTAAAGCGGGTGTTAATCCGACAAAAAAATATGCAAATGGTGCCAATCTTTTACTTTTAGCGATTGCTTCTGATAAAGATTTAAAAGCTGCTGAATATTTTGCTACAAAAGGAATGTCTTTAAAAGATGTTGACAGCGATGGCAATACTGCTTTTACTTACGCCGCAAGATCCGGAAATATTCCGCTTTTGAAAAAACTTTTAGAAAAAGGAATTAAACCTACTGATACTGCTCTTTTAAACGCTGCACAAGGAAGCAGAAGAGAAAGTAATACTTTAGAAACTTATAAATATTTGGTTGAAGAAGTAAAAATCAAAGCAACTGCACAAAATAAAGCGGGACAAAATGTATTGCATATTTTGGCAGGAAAACCAAATCAGACCGAAATTATCAAATACTTTTTAGACAAAGGTGTTGATATTAACAAAGCTGATAAAGAAGGAAATACGCCGCTAATGGCAGCTGCTTCAGCAAGAGAAATTGCGGCTTTAGAGCTTTTTCTTCCAAAAGCTAAAAACATAAATGTTCAAAATTTAAAAGGAGAATCTGCTTTGACTTATGCAGTAAGAAATGGTTCACCGGAAGCTGTAAGTTTACTTTTGGCTAAAGGAGCTGATGTAAATGTAAAAGATAAAGACGGAAATAATTTAGGTATTTATTTAGTACAATCTTATCGTCCGGCCGGAAGAGAAAGAGAAACTCCCAAACAAGATCCGTTTGATGCTAAAGCAAAATTACTTCAGGATAAAGGACTGAATCTTGCAACAGCTCAAAAAGATGGTAACACTTTATATCATTTAGCGATCACTAAAAATGACGTTTCTCTTTTGAAAAAAATCACTGATTTAAAAGTAGATGTTAATGCTAAAAATAAAGACGGTTTAACGCCTTTACACAGAGCAGCTATGATTTCTAAAGATGATGAAATTCTTAAATATCTGGTTTCTGTTGGAGCTAAAAAAGAAATTAGCACTGAGTTTGATGAAACTGCTTATGCTTTAGCTAAAGAGAATGATTTGCTTACAAAAAACAATATCTCCGTAGAATTTTTAAAATAA
- a CDS encoding DUF2271 domain-containing protein, whose amino-acid sequence MKSIFKIALTSAFIFLLSFQSNAQSSKYKCMLQMNNYMGEGAYIVVSLINANGEYEKTLYVMGDDKKWYKSLKEWNKFHTQKNDDISAKTGASVTGGDRSITTIEIENSKINKGYKLRFETAVEDQKYYVSDLEIPLTTEGMAEKTDGKGYIKYVRLNKI is encoded by the coding sequence ATGAAATCTATATTCAAAATTGCCCTAACAAGTGCTTTTATCTTTTTACTTTCTTTTCAGTCTAATGCACAATCAAGCAAATACAAATGTATGTTGCAAATGAACAATTATATGGGAGAAGGGGCTTATATCGTAGTTTCTTTAATTAATGCAAACGGAGAATACGAAAAAACACTTTATGTAATGGGTGATGACAAAAAATGGTACAAATCATTAAAAGAATGGAACAAATTCCACACTCAGAAAAATGATGATATCAGCGCTAAAACGGGTGCTTCTGTTACAGGTGGAGACCGCAGTATAACGACTATCGAAATCGAAAATTCTAAAATTAATAAAGGATACAAATTACGTTTTGAAACGGCTGTTGAAGATCAGAAATATTATGTAAGCGATCTTGAAATTCCGCTTACGACAGAAGGTATGGCTGAAAAAACAGACGGAAAAGGTTATATCAAATATGTAAGATTAAATAAAATATAA
- a CDS encoding PepSY domain-containing protein: MTLSFWRYAHLALALFSSVFLLLASVTGIILAVDAVQEKTLPYKVENFNKITLEQTLPILKNTYQEITELSVDYNQFVTLQAMDEDGNDVNAYIDPKTGKALGTPVKKSEFIKWVTSLHRSLFLHETGRFFVGVISFCLLLISISGFVLVLKRQRGIRNFFSRVIKEYFAQYYHVVLGRLALIPILIISLTGTYLSLERFNFFMGEEKAKPVKTELSAKAKTASIFKTTLLSDVKKIEFPFTDDPEEYYIIELKDREIEVNQVTGAVISEKLSPMTAQYAALSLDLHTGRINGIWAVILAIACINIFFFIYSGFAITLKRRSSRIKNKFKAQESSIIILVGSENGSSFRFANVISKQLINHGYKVFVTELNRFAAYPKAEHIIVFSSTHGLGDAPSNGNKFKALLEKQNQEQQINFSVVGFGSKSYPDFCGFAVEIDQLLAKQNWADRYLDLQTVNDKSAVEFVEWVKLWSAKSGIPLATTPSLYNHVPKGLQKLMVLDKTPISDTEHTFILTLRASSRVKFVSGDLLAIYPANDSRERLYSIGNHSGNIQLVVKLHPNGLGSGYLNNLEPGNTIKARIIKNPAFHLPKKTSKVALISNGTGIAPFLGMIEQNKAKKEVHLYSGFRMVTPTLMAYKKFAGIMIQKEHLEHFHVALSREAEHIYVMDLIKNDAVFFMNLLKSGGVIMICGSLAMQKDVEVILNELCLSNGTKTLEEYKENGQLLTDCY; this comes from the coding sequence ATGACTCTTTCCTTTTGGCGTTACGCGCACTTGGCTTTAGCCTTATTTTCTTCTGTTTTTTTGCTTTTGGCTTCGGTAACCGGTATTATTCTGGCTGTCGACGCAGTACAGGAAAAAACACTTCCGTATAAGGTTGAGAATTTTAATAAAATAACATTGGAACAAACCCTTCCAATTTTAAAAAATACTTATCAGGAAATTACAGAATTAAGTGTTGATTATAACCAATTTGTAACGCTTCAGGCAATGGATGAAGATGGAAATGATGTTAATGCTTATATCGATCCTAAAACAGGTAAAGCTTTAGGAACCCCAGTAAAGAAAAGCGAATTTATCAAATGGGTTACCAGTTTACACCGTTCTTTATTTTTGCATGAAACCGGAAGATTTTTTGTTGGTGTAATTTCTTTTTGTTTGTTGCTGATTTCTATTTCCGGATTTGTGCTCGTTTTAAAAAGACAGCGTGGCATTCGTAATTTCTTTTCTAGAGTAATAAAAGAATATTTTGCTCAATATTATCATGTTGTTTTAGGGCGATTGGCATTAATCCCAATTCTGATTATTTCGCTTACAGGAACCTATTTATCTCTTGAAAGATTCAACTTTTTTATGGGTGAAGAAAAAGCAAAACCAGTTAAAACAGAACTTTCGGCGAAAGCCAAAACTGCTTCAATTTTTAAAACAACTTTACTATCCGATGTAAAGAAAATCGAATTTCCTTTTACAGATGATCCAGAAGAATATTATATCATTGAATTAAAAGATCGCGAAATCGAAGTCAATCAGGTTACAGGAGCTGTAATTAGTGAAAAACTTTCGCCAATGACTGCACAATATGCAGCTTTGAGCCTTGATCTTCATACGGGAAGAATTAACGGAATCTGGGCTGTAATTTTAGCAATCGCCTGTATCAATATTTTTTTCTTTATTTATTCCGGTTTTGCCATTACTTTAAAAAGAAGATCAAGCCGAATCAAAAATAAATTCAAAGCGCAGGAAAGCAGCATTATTATTTTGGTAGGTTCTGAAAATGGCAGCTCTTTTAGGTTTGCCAATGTCATTTCAAAACAATTGATTAATCACGGTTATAAAGTTTTTGTTACCGAATTAAATCGTTTTGCTGCTTATCCAAAAGCCGAACATATTATTGTTTTTTCTTCGACTCACGGTTTAGGTGATGCGCCTTCGAACGGAAATAAATTCAAAGCATTGCTGGAAAAGCAAAATCAGGAACAACAAATTAATTTTTCTGTAGTTGGTTTTGGTTCTAAATCATATCCCGATTTCTGTGGATTTGCAGTTGAAATTGATCAACTTCTTGCTAAACAAAATTGGGCAGACCGTTATTTAGACCTTCAGACTGTAAACGATAAATCGGCTGTAGAATTTGTAGAATGGGTAAAATTATGGAGCGCTAAATCCGGGATTCCATTAGCCACAACTCCGTCATTATACAATCATGTTCCAAAAGGCTTACAGAAATTGATGGTTTTGGATAAAACTCCAATTTCAGATACCGAACACACCTTTATATTGACGTTACGTGCCAGTTCAAGAGTCAAATTTGTTTCCGGTGATTTACTGGCAATTTATCCTGCAAATGATTCCAGAGAACGCCTCTACTCTATTGGAAATCATTCCGGTAATATTCAGTTGGTTGTAAAACTGCATCCAAACGGATTAGGTTCAGGATATTTGAATAATCTGGAACCCGGAAATACGATAAAAGCAAGAATCATTAAAAATCCTGCTTTCCATCTTCCAAAGAAAACTTCGAAAGTGGCTTTAATCTCAAACGGAACCGGAATTGCTCCTTTTCTGGGAATGATTGAACAAAATAAAGCGAAGAAAGAAGTTCATTTGTACAGCGGATTCCGAATGGTTACTCCAACTTTGATGGCTTATAAAAAATTTGCCGGAATAATGATTCAGAAAGAACATTTGGAGCATTTTCATGTGGCATTATCCCGTGAAGCCGAACATATTTATGTAATGGATTTAATTAAAAATGATGCCGTCTTCTTTATGAATTTATTGAAATCTGGCGGCGTTATCATGATCTGCGGTTCTCTGGCGATGCAAAAAGATGTTGAAGTTATTCTGAATGAGTTATGCTTGTCTAATGGCACAAAAACGCTTGAAGAATACAAAGAAAACGGACAATTATTAACGGATTGCTATTAA
- a CDS encoding FAD:protein FMN transferase — translation MQKSIIYKLLILFLMLQSLVGYSQVLRKRTTLLMGGRFDISIVAKDSLSAEQNIDEVIAEITRIENLISDWKPDSQVSEVNQNAGIKPIKVDREVFELAQRAIKLSEITNGGFDVSFAAMDRIWKFDGSMTEMPSAEAIKKSVEKVGYKNIILDSTTSTIFLKLKGMKIGFGALGEGYATDKCRAMMIQKGIEAGIINGSGDMSTWGKQPNGNDWKIGITNPFKPEKILAAIPLKDGAITTSGSYEKFVVFNGKRYSHIINPATGYPATGLCSVTVIGPNAETANGLSTSMVVLGQTEGLSLLQKFPQYSCVMITDKGKVIKSKNFAYKL, via the coding sequence ATGCAAAAATCAATTATATATAAACTTCTGATTCTTTTTTTAATGCTTCAAAGCTTAGTTGGTTATTCACAAGTTTTACGAAAAAGAACCACACTTTTAATGGGCGGAAGATTTGATATTAGCATTGTAGCAAAAGATTCACTTTCTGCAGAACAAAATATTGATGAAGTAATTGCCGAAATTACCCGCATTGAAAATCTAATCTCAGATTGGAAACCGGATTCGCAGGTTTCTGAAGTGAATCAGAATGCAGGAATAAAACCAATAAAAGTAGATCGCGAAGTCTTTGAATTGGCACAAAGAGCCATCAAATTATCTGAAATTACGAATGGCGGCTTTGATGTGAGCTTTGCAGCAATGGACAGAATCTGGAAATTTGACGGTTCTATGACCGAAATGCCTTCGGCGGAAGCCATAAAAAAGTCGGTAGAAAAAGTAGGCTATAAAAACATTATTTTAGACAGTACAACATCTACAATTTTCCTAAAATTAAAAGGAATGAAAATTGGTTTCGGTGCTTTAGGCGAAGGTTATGCAACCGATAAATGCCGTGCCATGATGATTCAAAAAGGAATCGAAGCCGGAATCATAAATGGTTCAGGTGATATGAGTACCTGGGGAAAACAGCCGAATGGAAACGATTGGAAAATTGGAATAACCAATCCGTTTAAACCTGAGAAAATTTTAGCGGCAATTCCATTAAAAGACGGCGCTATTACTACTTCCGGTAGTTATGAAAAATTCGTTGTTTTTAATGGCAAACGTTATTCTCATATTATAAATCCTGCAACAGGATATCCTGCAACCGGTTTATGCAGTGTTACTGTAATAGGTCCAAACGCAGAAACTGCCAACGGATTAAGTACTTCCATGGTGGTTTTAGGTCAGACTGAAGGATTATCATTACTTCAAAAATTTCCGCAATACAGCTGTGTTATGATTACAGATAAAGGTAAAGTGATTAAGTCTAAGAACTTCGCTTATAAGTTATAA